The Gorilla gorilla gorilla isolate KB3781 chromosome 23, NHGRI_mGorGor1-v2.1_pri, whole genome shotgun sequence genomic interval atggtggcaccactgcactccagcctgggagacaaagagaccctatctcagtaaaaaaaaaaaaaaaaaaaaaatatggccgggtgtggtggctcacgcctgtaatcccagcactttgggaggccaaggtaggtagatcacatgaggttaggagttcgaaaccagtctggccaacatagtgaaaccctgtctctactgaaaatacaaaaaattagccaagggtggtggtgggcaactgtaatcccagctactcgggaggcggaggttgcagtgagccgagaacatgccactgcactccagcctgggcaacaagagcgaaactctctgtctcaaagaaaataaataaataaaataaaaaaataaaaaaggaggggGCATGTGGGTGAAGTATGGACAAAATAGTGGGGCAGGCACAGATGATCTGGACACAGGAGCCCTTGGAGTTTATTCTTGAATCTAATTGTTcatctttattaaatatttgtggcATACACCTCACAACAACATAGCCAACACACCTACTTTTGGAGCTTTTATCAAAGTTTCCCACTGTTAGATTTTTTCCCGCTTTGTGATGCTGGTGGGGTGGGTGCTGTACGCAGGCTTACGGGGTGGCACTTTCTCACAAAGGCATTAACTGGCCTTGTCCTAGGTCTGCATTCAGCGAGGATGACAGTGACTGCCAGGACAAGCCTTCCATGGGCCAGCTGGCCCTCTACCTGCTCGCTCTCAGAGCCAACTGTGAGTTTGTCAGGGGCCACAAGGgggacaggctggtctcacagCTCAAACGGTTCCTGGAGGATGAGAAGAGAGCCATTGGTGAGCAGACACCATCcgctgggggtggggagcagctgGGAGGGCTCATCAGATGATACTCTCCAATGAGAATCAGAACTTTGGGTTTTCTCCCCAGGCGTCTTTCCCACCATCCATTCTGCCCATCTCACTGTCTACATAGAGGCTCGAACCTGTCCCTATACCCATCCTTGATCCAGCCTTTCCCGGCTGCACACACTCTATTGACAGgtgtgttttgtggttttttgggtttttttgtttgtttgtttgttttgagttggaggtttgctcttgctgcccaggctggagtacaatggcgcaatctcagctcaccgcaatctctgcctcctgggttcaagcaattctcctgcctcagcctcctgagtagctgggattacaggcatgcgccaccacacccagctaattttgtatttttggtagacgtggggtttctccatgttgatcaggctggtctcgaactcctgacctcaggtgatccgcctgcctcagcctcccaaagtgctgggattacaggcatgagccactgcgccaggcccattGACAAGTCTTGTATTGGCTAGCCACCAAGATTGACTTGATTATCCACCTTTGGGACAACTGGACAGCCTGCTTATGACTTACGCCGTAGTCTGTCTCTACTAGCTCTCCTGCCCTGACTTGACCCAGCATACAACAGCCAGAGCCAGCCTTTTCAATATAAACCTGATCTTGCTGGCACTGCTTAAACCCTGCAGGGGCCTCGCACTGCTCCATGGCCCAGCCTGTCTACCCTTACCTTCTACCCAGGCTCTGCTCATCCATTCTCTGCGTCCCACACACACCTGCCCTCTGTGGGCTCCAGCCATACCAGCTGTCTCTCATCTCTCAACTCATAAGCCAGTTTTTTCATACAGGCTCCCTCCATCTGGACTGGCTTCCCTACGTGCAGTTCACTCCTGCTCTACCTTTGGCATTGCCTCCGCCCATCCTCAGCCCTCTCCAGCGTTACCTCCTTGGACaatcctgccttgacttcccagccaCCCAAATATCACTACTTGGTCTGCATTCTCGTTACAATTGCAGTCTCATGAGCAATTGCTTTGCTTGAGGCCCGAACTGCGCAGTGCCCGTCTGCCATGGGTCTCCTGCTTCCTCTAAGCGCAGTGCCTGACACGTAGTGAGACCTCAGCACGTATGGGCTGAGGCAGTGAAGGAATGAAGGATCCCGTGACCCAAAGGAACGTGTTGGAAAGTGCAGGCCAGGGTCCCATGTGCTGGTGGGGCTGGCTGCTGGGTGGGGGCAGAGAGGCAACCCCTCGGTTTTTTTCCCTCCCAGGGCATGATCACAAGGGCCACCCCCACACTAGCTACTACCAGTATGGCCTGGGCATTCTGGCCCTGTGTCTCCACCAGAAGCGGGTCCATGACAGCGTGGTGGACAAACTTCTGTATGCTGTGGAACCTTTCCACCAGGGCCACCATTCTGTGGGTGAGTAGGTCAGACCCTGCCAAGGCCAGGCTGGCACTCCCTCAGTCCCCAGGCCTGCACTGATGACCTCCATACCCTGGCCCCACACTCACCTTTCCTCGGGGCTCCTCCGTATCAAGTCCTTTGGGGATGAATTGGCGAGGGCTCATGGGTGATGCTCCAGCTGTGAGCCAGCTTTGGAGCTggtaggtggatctcttgaggccaggagttcaagacaacatggtgaaaccccatctctactaaaaataaaaaagttagctgggcatggtggcacatgcctgtagtcccagctactcgggaggctgaggcaggagaatcacttgaacctgggaggcggaggctgcagtgagtggagatcgcaccactgtcctccagcctgggcaacagtgagtgagactctgtctcaaaaaataaaaaataaaataaaactccccTAGTGATTTCAATGTGCAGCTAAGTTTGGAAATAGGTGGTATGGGGTCAAGTCCTCTTGGGCCTCCCTCCTCCAGTCCTTCTCCCTAACCTCTAGCCCTCAAGTTGCAGAGTGATCAGCCAAACCAGTTTGCCCAGAAATGAGCAGTTTCCTGGGACATAGGATTTTCAGAGTCCAGACAAGGAAAGTCTTGGGCAGACCAGGTTGAGTTGGTGCCCTTAGCTGATCTGACCATGTTGCCCTTCTTCTCCAAGCCCTCCTGTGGTTGCCCATAGCTACAAGGGCCTGACCCTCAAGTCCCTGCCTGTCCTGGCCCCTTGGCTCTCCAGCTCATTGCATGTTCTGTTCCCCCCTTCAAGACACAGCAGCCATGGCAGGCTTGGCATTCACCTGTCTGAAGCGCTCAAACTTCAACCCTGGTCGGAGACAACAGATCACCATGGCCATCAGGACAGTGCGAGAGAAGATCTTGAAGGCCCAGACCCCCGAGGGCCACTtcgggaatgtctacagcaccccaTTGGCATTACAGGTGGGAAAGAGACCCTGGAGCCATGGCCACCCTGGGGAACAGTCAGGGTTGGAGTGGTCAGGTGCTGGAACACCTAGCCCCTCCCCGCCGGCtgacctcctctctctcttccccactcTATCACCAGTTCCTCATGACTTCCCCCATGCCTGGGGCACAACTGGGAACAGCATGTCTCAAGGCGAGGGTTGCTTTGCTGGCCAGTCTGCAGGATGGAGCCTTCCAGAATGCTCTCGTGATTTCCCAGCTGCTGCCCGTTCTGAACCACAAGACCTACATTGATCTGATCTTCCCAGACTGCCTGGCACCACAAGGTAGCCCAACTTTTTGTGGAAGCACAGCCCTTTACAATCTGCTGCACAGCCCTTTACAATCTGCCGCACACCCGCTGACGTCCCAGTGAGGGGAGGTTGCTTCATCCTGATTTGCTGAGTCAGCACAAGTTTGTGGGTGTGCATGGGACACAGCAGCCAAAATGTCACAGCTTCTAGAAGCTCACAGTGTGGGGAGGAAGACAGTAAATGGAGATCCCTGGGCATACCACTTGTGTGATACCCAGTACAGAACTgtttgaatggatggatggatggatggaagaatgaattgaatgaatgaatgaggagagAGACATTTTGGTTAACTCTAATACAACATGATAAGCCCCAGTAGCAGCATGATCCAGGCTTCCTCTGAGAGAGGGGCTGAGGACGTGACTGGGATTTGCCAATTAAGAATGGagaaggaggccaggtgcagtgactcatgcctgtaatcccaacacttcgggaggccgaggcgggtggctcacctgaggtcaggagttcgagaccagcctggctaacatggcgaaactccatctattaaaaatacaaaaaagtagctgggtgtggtggcgagtgcctgtaatcccagctactcaggaggctgaggcaagagaatcacttgaacctcagaggtggaggttgcagtgagccaagatcatgccactgcactccagtctgggtgacagagtaagactatgtctcaaaaaaaaaaaaaaaaagaaaaaaaaaaaaatggagaagaaggaagctggacatggtggctcgtgcttgtaatcctagcactctgggaagctgaggcaggtggattgcctgagcccaggagtttgagaccagcctgggcaacatggtgaaaccctgtctctactaaaatacaaaagattagccaggcatggtggtagacgcctataatcccagctactagggaggctgagccacaagaatcacttgaacctgggagacagaggttgcagtgagccgagatcacgccattgcgctccagcctgggcgacagtgtgagactctgtctccaaaaaaaacaagaatggaTAGAGTGGAGCCAAGAAGAGGCAggaagaacaaagacacagaggTGCACAGAGTTTGGGGGAATTTTGAGGAATGGTCTTGCAAAAGAGTGGGATCTGGGAGAATGAGTGGGAGTGGAAAGCAGATGAATGAAGAGAAGGTGAGCGCATCAGGGTAACAGAGACGCGTTGTGAACAAATGCATGTTCTAGGAAGAGCCCTCTGGAGTGCTAGGTGCcagagaggtgggaggaaggataCTGGAAGCAGAGAAACCAGTGAGGGGCCTGATCTTGGGTGGTGGGGAATGAGGGACGGGAGGCCGGGATGGAAGCCAGGTTTCAGCTGAGCAGGTGGCGGTGGCATTGATGGAGATGAGGACATGGGGAAGGACAAAGTCCAGGTGTTTTTGAGGGAAGACAAGAAGACAAATAATCCAGGCTCTCTGTCCTC includes:
- the TCN2 gene encoding transcobalamin-2 isoform X2 is translated as MDSHLVEKLGQHLLPWMDRLSLEHLNPSIYVGLRLSSLQAGTKEDLYLHSLKLGYQQCLLGSAFSEDDSDCQDKPSMGQLALYLLALRANCEFVRGHKGDRLVSQLKRFLEDEKRAIGHDHKGHPHTSYYQYGLGILALCLHQKRVHDSVVDKLLYAVEPFHQGHHSVDTAAMAGLAFTCLKRSNFNPGRRQQITMAIRTVREKILKAQTPEGHFGNVYSTPLALQFLMTSPMPGAQLGTACLKARVALLASLQDGAFQNALVISQLLPVLNHKTYIDLIFPDCLAPQVMLEPAAETIPQTQENISVTLQVLSLLPPYRQSISVLAGSTVEDVLKKAHELGGFTYETQASLSGPYLTSVMGKAAGEREFWQLLRDPNTPLLQGIADYRPKDGETIELRLVSW
- the TCN2 gene encoding transcobalamin-2 isoform X3, with protein sequence MRHLGAFLFLLGVLGALTEICEIPEMDSHLVEKLGQHLLPWMDRLSLEHLNPSIYVGLRLSSLQAGTKEDLYLHSLKLGYQQCLLGSAFSEDDSDCQDKPSMGQLALYLLALRANCEFVRGHKGDRLVSQLKRFLEDEKRAIGHDHKGHPHTSYYQYGLGILALCLHQKRVHDSVVDKLLYAVEPFHQGHHSVDTAAMAGLAFTCLKRSNFNPGRRQQITMAIRTVREKILKAQTPEGHFGNVYSTPLALQFLMTSPMPGAQLGTACLKARVALLASLQDGAFQNALVISQLLPVLNHKTYIDLIFPDCLAPQVMLEPAAETIPQTQENISVTLQVLSLLPPYRQSISVLAGSTVEDVLKKAHELGGFTYC
- the TCN2 gene encoding transcobalamin-2 isoform X1, with amino-acid sequence MRHLGAFLFLLGVLGALTEICEIPEMDSHLVEKLGQHLLPWMDRLSLEHLNPSIYVGLRLSSLQAGTKEDLYLHSLKLGYQQCLLGSAFSEDDSDCQDKPSMGQLALYLLALRANCEFVRGHKGDRLVSQLKRFLEDEKRAIGHDHKGHPHTSYYQYGLGILALCLHQKRVHDSVVDKLLYAVEPFHQGHHSVDTAAMAGLAFTCLKRSNFNPGRRQQITMAIRTVREKILKAQTPEGHFGNVYSTPLALQFLMTSPMPGAQLGTACLKARVALLASLQDGAFQNALVISQLLPVLNHKTYIDLIFPDCLAPQVMLEPAAETIPQTQENISVTLQVLSLLPPYRQSISVLAGSTVEDVLKKAHELGGFTYETQASLSGPYLTSVMGKAAGEREFWQLLRDPNTPLLQGIADYRPKDGETIELRLVSW